From a region of the Flavobacterium branchiarum genome:
- a CDS encoding Tex family protein has product MTNIQFITKSVQTAPINIQNTVKLLDEDCTIPFISRYRKDTTGNLDEVVIEQIAKLQKEYEVIIKRKEAVLKSIEEQKLLSPELKQKIEQSFDLQEIEDFYLPFKKKKKTKADVARENGLEPLAKIIMSQGNDDVDFISTRYINDNVINEEAALQGARDIIAEWINENIYVRKQLRRLYQRKSTIATKVVKTKKDDENAQKFNQYFDWSEPLTKAPSHRLLAMLRAENEGFVKMKVEVDIDEAYDVIDELVIKGQNNTTPHIQLAIEDSYKRLLNPAIGNETLQEAKAKADANSIQVFANNLGQLLLAPPLGEKRILAIDPGFRSGCKVVCLDEKGDLLYNETIYPHAPQHEDAMAMKKIRSMVNSYKIDAISIGNGTASRETEFFIKKIAFDKPVQVFIVSEAGASVYSASKIAREEFPSYDVTVRGSVSIGRRLSDPLAELVKIDPKAIGVGQYQHDVDQSKLKEELDNTVIRCVNSVGININTASKHLLSYVSGIGEKLAENIVQYRSENGPFEDRKQLKKVPRLGEKAYQQGAAFIRITNAKNPLDNSAVHPEAYGIVEKMAKDLKLTVNDLIANKEHTALIKPENYITPEIGLLTLKDIIKELEKPGLDPRKSAKVFEFDPNVKSIKDVKTGMILPGIVNNITNFGCFVDIGVKESGLVHISQLKAGFVSDVNEVVKLHQHVDVKVTEVDEDRKRIQLTMIL; this is encoded by the coding sequence ATGACTAATATTCAATTTATTACCAAGTCTGTTCAAACAGCACCGATTAACATTCAGAACACAGTTAAATTATTAGATGAAGATTGTACAATTCCGTTTATTTCAAGATACCGAAAAGATACAACAGGAAATCTTGATGAAGTTGTAATTGAGCAAATTGCAAAACTTCAAAAGGAATATGAAGTTATTATAAAACGTAAAGAAGCTGTTCTAAAATCGATAGAAGAACAAAAACTACTTTCACCAGAATTAAAACAAAAAATCGAACAAAGTTTTGATTTACAAGAGATAGAGGATTTTTATCTTCCTTTTAAAAAGAAAAAGAAAACCAAAGCCGATGTAGCACGTGAGAATGGTTTAGAGCCTTTGGCAAAAATTATAATGTCGCAAGGTAATGATGATGTTGATTTCATTTCGACACGATATATTAATGACAATGTTATTAATGAAGAGGCTGCATTACAAGGAGCTCGTGATATCATTGCAGAATGGATTAATGAAAATATCTATGTTCGTAAGCAATTACGTAGGTTATACCAACGCAAATCGACTATTGCAACTAAGGTTGTAAAAACAAAAAAAGACGATGAAAATGCGCAAAAATTCAATCAATATTTTGATTGGTCAGAGCCATTGACGAAAGCACCTTCGCACCGGTTATTAGCTATGCTTCGTGCTGAAAATGAAGGATTTGTAAAAATGAAAGTGGAAGTCGATATTGATGAAGCGTATGATGTTATTGATGAACTGGTAATCAAAGGACAAAATAATACGACGCCACATATACAATTAGCAATTGAAGATAGTTATAAACGGTTGTTGAATCCTGCTATTGGAAACGAAACGCTTCAGGAAGCTAAAGCCAAAGCTGATGCCAATTCTATTCAGGTTTTTGCAAACAACCTAGGACAGTTGTTATTGGCACCGCCATTGGGAGAAAAGCGTATTCTAGCAATTGACCCAGGATTTAGAAGTGGTTGTAAAGTAGTTTGTCTAGATGAGAAAGGTGATTTATTGTACAATGAAACGATTTATCCACATGCGCCACAACATGAAGATGCTATGGCAATGAAAAAAATCCGCTCGATGGTAAACTCTTATAAAATTGATGCTATTTCGATTGGAAACGGAACTGCATCTAGAGAAACGGAATTTTTCATTAAAAAAATCGCGTTTGACAAACCAGTTCAGGTTTTTATTGTTTCTGAGGCTGGAGCGTCGGTATATTCGGCATCCAAAATTGCTCGCGAAGAATTCCCAAGTTATGATGTTACTGTAAGAGGTTCAGTTTCTATAGGAAGACGACTTTCTGATCCGTTGGCCGAATTGGTAAAAATTGATCCAAAAGCAATTGGAGTTGGACAATATCAACATGATGTAGATCAGTCAAAATTAAAAGAAGAGTTGGATAATACAGTAATTCGTTGCGTAAACTCGGTAGGTATTAATATTAATACGGCCAGTAAACATTTACTAAGTTATGTGAGTGGAATAGGAGAGAAGCTTGCTGAAAATATCGTTCAATATCGTTCTGAGAATGGACCATTTGAAGATCGTAAACAGTTAAAAAAAGTGCCTCGTTTAGGCGAAAAAGCATATCAGCAAGGAGCAGCTTTTATTAGAATTACGAATGCTAAAAATCCGTTGGATAATTCGGCTGTGCATCCAGAAGCTTATGGAATTGTTGAAAAGATGGCTAAAGATTTAAAACTAACGGTTAATGATCTTATTGCCAATAAAGAACACACTGCTTTAATAAAACCAGAGAATTATATTACGCCAGAAATTGGGTTATTAACATTGAAAGATATCATTAAAGAGTTAGAAAAACCAGGTCTAGATCCAAGAAAATCAGCTAAGGTTTTTGAATTTGATCCGAATGTAAAAAGCATAAAAGATGTCAAAACCGGAATGATATTACCAGGTATTGTTAATAACATCACCAACTTTGGTTGTTTTGTTGACATTGGTGTAAAAGAAAGCGGTTTGGTTCACATTTCGCAACTTAAAGCTGGTTTTGTAAGCGATGTAAACGAAGTGGTAAAATTGCACCAACATGTTGATGTAAAAGTAACTGAAGTTGATGAGGACAGAAAGCGTATTCAGTTAACGATGATATTATAA
- a CDS encoding DUF1294 domain-containing protein, whose product MKVLLPYFFVVNTIAFLVAGYDKYLAVKHKRRIPENTLFTLTALGGGIGMLVAMLLFKHKTSKPSFMIKFSAIIFLQIIIAVLVFMYNYDTEKAIWFMVSSK is encoded by the coding sequence ATGAAAGTTTTATTACCCTATTTTTTTGTTGTAAATACAATTGCTTTTTTAGTAGCCGGATACGATAAATATTTAGCTGTTAAACATAAACGCAGAATTCCAGAAAACACATTGTTTACATTGACAGCCCTTGGAGGTGGTATAGGAATGTTAGTTGCCATGCTCTTGTTTAAACATAAAACAAGTAAACCTTCTTTTATGATAAAATTCTCAGCTATTATATTCCTTCAGATTATAATAGCTGTCCTTGTATTTATGTACAATTATGATACTGAAAAAGCGATTTGGTTTATGGTAAGTTCTAAATAA
- the rpiB gene encoding ribose 5-phosphate isomerase B encodes MKISIGNDHAGPEYKKAIVTMLKAKGYEVTNYGTDSEDSVDYPDFGHPVATDITEGKADFGIVICGSGNGIAMTVNKHPKVRAGLCWTKEIAVLTRLHNDANIISIPARFTSIPQAVEMVEAFLSTEFEGGRHQNRVNKIACQ; translated from the coding sequence ATGAAAATTTCAATAGGAAATGACCACGCTGGACCTGAATATAAAAAGGCAATTGTTACTATGCTTAAAGCAAAAGGATATGAAGTAACCAATTACGGTACTGATTCTGAGGATTCTGTAGATTATCCCGATTTTGGTCATCCAGTTGCTACTGATATTACTGAAGGTAAGGCAGATTTTGGAATTGTAATCTGTGGAAGCGGTAACGGTATCGCAATGACTGTTAATAAACATCCGAAAGTGAGAGCTGGATTATGTTGGACTAAAGAAATTGCTGTTTTAACTCGTTTACATAATGATGCTAACATTATTAGTATTCCAGCACGTTTTACATCGATTCCACAAGCTGTAGAGATGGTTGAAGCATTTTTAAGTACCGAATTTGAAGGTGGTAGACACCAAAATAGAGTAAATAAGATTGCTTGTCAATAA
- a CDS encoding putative signal transducing protein, with the protein MQSFKTIAIFNYLHETVVLKHLLEQEEIPYYLENEMTLSVVPFYSAALGGIKLNVHPEDFERVQEILDNLNSPLSIV; encoded by the coding sequence ATGCAAAGCTTTAAAACAATTGCTATTTTCAATTATCTGCATGAAACAGTTGTTCTAAAACATTTATTGGAACAAGAAGAAATTCCCTATTATCTAGAAAACGAAATGACCCTCTCGGTTGTTCCTTTTTATTCAGCTGCTTTGGGCGGAATCAAACTTAACGTTCATCCAGAGGATTTCGAAAGAGTTCAAGAAATTCTTGACAATCTCAATAGTCCACTTTCAATCGTTTAA
- the rnr gene encoding ribonuclease R, translating into MSKKIRKPIKNEKDFSSKIIKILSQHANKPFNYKQIGAKLELDDTKSRNQIIKDLKILASQNKIVESEPGKYLIKAVSQDYYEGTIDMTSRKTAYFICPDFAEDVFIPTNNLNRALDKDKVKVYVYNRRKGKRPEGEVIEVIERNKTDFVGVIDIQNNFAFVSTANPKMYTDIFIPKDKVGEAQNGDVVLVTIEDWPKRADSPFGSVVKVLGKPGEHDTEIHAILAEYGLPSDFPVEVEVYAQKIDTSIQESEIAKRRDMRDTLTFTIDPKDAKDFDDALSFKKLENGNYEIGIHIADVSYYLQEGTILDDEAYQRATSVYLVDRVVPMLPEVLSNFACSLRPNEEKYTFSAVFEVAENAQVINQWFGRTVIYSDQRFAYEEAQYIIETKDNTIPAATSITGSSYVVSDEITNATLKLDELAKILRKKRMANGAISFDKVEVKFDLNAEGEPEGVYFKVSKDANHLIEEFMLLANRKVAEYIGKQKKTFVYRIHDEPNEDKLIAMQSVIAKFGYKIDFRNKGDISKSLNALMEEVNGKKEQNLIDTLAIRSMSKAKYSTDNIGHYGLAFDYYSHFTSPIRRYPDVMVHRLLQYYLDGGKSVDEETYETKCLHCSNMEGLATNAERDSIKYMQVKYMQDHKDEEFLGVISGVTEWGIYVEIVSNKCEGMVRIREIKDDYYTFDEKQYALVGATSDKILQLGDEIYVKVKNADLVKKQLDFHFLRRAE; encoded by the coding sequence ATGAGTAAGAAAATTAGAAAACCGATAAAAAATGAGAAAGATTTCTCAAGTAAGATTATAAAAATTTTATCGCAACATGCTAATAAACCATTTAATTACAAACAAATAGGAGCGAAGTTAGAATTAGACGATACTAAAAGTCGCAATCAAATTATAAAAGATTTAAAGATTCTTGCTTCTCAAAATAAGATTGTTGAATCAGAACCAGGTAAATATTTAATCAAAGCAGTTAGTCAGGATTATTACGAAGGTACGATAGATATGACAAGTCGTAAAACGGCTTATTTTATTTGTCCAGACTTTGCAGAGGATGTATTTATTCCGACCAATAATTTAAATCGTGCCCTTGATAAAGATAAAGTTAAGGTTTACGTTTATAACAGAAGAAAAGGGAAACGTCCTGAAGGAGAAGTAATTGAAGTGATAGAAAGAAATAAAACTGACTTTGTTGGAGTTATTGACATTCAGAATAATTTTGCTTTTGTTTCTACAGCAAATCCTAAAATGTATACTGATATTTTTATTCCAAAGGATAAAGTAGGAGAAGCACAAAATGGTGATGTTGTTTTAGTTACGATAGAAGATTGGCCTAAAAGAGCAGATAGTCCTTTTGGTTCAGTAGTAAAAGTTTTAGGAAAACCAGGAGAACATGATACTGAAATTCATGCTATTTTGGCTGAATATGGTTTACCATCAGATTTCCCAGTAGAAGTAGAGGTATATGCTCAAAAGATAGATACTTCGATTCAAGAAAGTGAAATTGCTAAGCGTCGTGATATGCGAGATACGCTTACGTTTACAATAGATCCAAAAGATGCTAAAGATTTTGATGATGCCCTGTCTTTCAAAAAATTAGAAAATGGAAACTACGAAATTGGAATTCACATTGCCGATGTTTCTTATTATCTTCAAGAAGGAACAATTTTAGATGATGAAGCATATCAACGAGCAACATCGGTATACTTGGTCGATAGAGTGGTTCCAATGCTTCCAGAAGTGTTATCTAACTTTGCATGTTCATTACGACCTAATGAAGAAAAATATACGTTCTCGGCTGTTTTTGAAGTAGCAGAAAATGCACAAGTTATTAACCAATGGTTTGGTAGAACAGTAATATATTCAGATCAACGATTTGCTTACGAAGAAGCGCAGTACATAATTGAAACAAAAGACAATACAATTCCTGCTGCAACTTCAATTACTGGAAGTTCTTATGTTGTTTCTGATGAAATAACTAATGCAACTTTAAAACTAGATGAATTAGCTAAGATTTTAAGAAAGAAAAGAATGGCAAATGGAGCTATTTCTTTTGATAAAGTAGAAGTTAAATTTGATTTAAATGCTGAAGGTGAACCAGAAGGTGTGTATTTCAAAGTTTCTAAAGATGCCAATCATTTAATTGAAGAATTTATGCTTTTGGCAAATAGAAAAGTTGCTGAATACATTGGTAAACAAAAGAAAACGTTTGTTTATAGAATACATGATGAGCCAAATGAAGATAAATTAATTGCAATGCAATCTGTAATTGCTAAGTTTGGTTATAAGATAGATTTCCGAAATAAAGGAGATATATCTAAATCATTAAACGCTTTAATGGAAGAAGTTAATGGTAAAAAAGAACAAAACTTAATTGATACTCTTGCAATTAGAAGTATGAGTAAAGCCAAATATTCGACTGATAACATTGGACATTATGGTTTAGCTTTTGATTATTATAGCCATTTTACTTCACCAATTCGTCGTTATCCTGATGTTATGGTGCACCGATTATTGCAATATTATCTAGACGGAGGAAAATCTGTAGATGAAGAAACATACGAAACAAAGTGTTTGCATTGTTCGAATATGGAAGGTTTAGCTACTAATGCAGAACGTGATAGTATTAAATACATGCAAGTTAAATACATGCAGGATCATAAAGATGAAGAATTCTTGGGAGTTATTTCAGGAGTAACTGAATGGGGAATTTATGTTGAAATTGTGTCTAATAAATGTGAAGGAATGGTAAGAATCAGAGAGATAAAAGATGATTATTACACTTTTGATGAAAAACAATATGCATTAGTTGGTGCAACTTCAGATAAGATATTACAATTAGGCGATGAGATTTACGTTAAAGTAAAAAATGCCGATTTAGTTAAAAAGCAATTGGATTTTCATTTTTTAAGAAGAGCAGAATAA
- a CDS encoding head GIN domain-containing protein → MKKLLIGVAILFVQASFGQVTKNLGDFDKVKVFDKLSITLIHSSENKIVIKGSRESEVEVVNKNGELKLRMPFPKLLSGDDISIQLYYKHIENIDVSEGSIVSSKDKIKQTSIDLNSKEGGEINVILDVDNAKVRAVSGGTIKVSGEAKTQIASLGSGGILKAKDLQTSQTTISVSAGGNAEIYATTLVDAKVSAGGYIYIYGKPKQINQKTVLGGRIEEKE, encoded by the coding sequence ATGAAAAAGTTATTAATAGGAGTTGCAATTTTATTTGTACAAGCTTCATTTGGTCAAGTAACAAAGAATTTAGGAGATTTTGATAAAGTTAAAGTATTCGATAAATTGAGTATTACACTAATTCATTCTTCAGAAAATAAGATAGTTATAAAAGGAAGTAGAGAAAGTGAAGTAGAAGTTGTTAATAAAAACGGCGAATTAAAACTAAGAATGCCTTTTCCAAAACTATTATCTGGAGATGATATTTCGATACAGTTATATTACAAACACATTGAAAATATTGATGTTAGCGAAGGAAGTATTGTTTCAAGTAAAGACAAAATTAAGCAAACATCAATTGATTTAAATTCTAAAGAAGGAGGAGAGATTAATGTAATTTTGGATGTGGATAACGCAAAAGTTAGAGCAGTTTCTGGTGGAACAATAAAAGTATCTGGTGAAGCAAAAACTCAAATTGCAAGTTTAGGGTCAGGCGGAATTCTTAAAGCTAAGGATTTGCAGACCTCACAAACTACAATAAGCGTTTCTGCGGGAGGAAATGCTGAAATCTATGCTACTACCTTAGTTGATGCAAAAGTAAGCGCTGGAGGCTATATTTACATCTATGGTAAACCGAAACAAATTAATCAAAAAACTGTTTTAGGCGGTAGGATTGAAGAAAAAGAATAA
- a CDS encoding LysE family translocator: MINDIIAGIPWGVFLSFMVGPVFFILLETSITKGFRAALVFDLGVILGDIFFIAIAYLGSYRLIKSLQDKPALFIFGGIIMLAYGIISFLQLKKEERINLEEIDRDIIKRNYGSLFVKGFFLNVINIGVLGFWVAIIISIGPKLEMQTSRMMTFFVTVVLTYLIIDCIKILLAKQLKSKMTPSNILKIKKGISVVLMVFGFVLIVQGWFPKEKEMVKHAFEKIEK, encoded by the coding sequence ATGATAAATGATATTATAGCAGGGATTCCATGGGGAGTATTTTTAAGCTTTATGGTAGGCCCAGTATTTTTTATATTACTAGAAACTAGTATTACAAAGGGATTTAGAGCCGCATTGGTTTTTGATCTTGGTGTAATTCTAGGAGATATTTTCTTTATAGCAATTGCTTATTTAGGAAGTTATAGATTAATTAAAAGTTTACAAGATAAACCAGCCCTTTTTATTTTTGGAGGTATAATCATGTTGGCTTACGGGATTATTTCGTTTCTTCAGCTTAAGAAAGAGGAGCGAATAAACCTAGAAGAAATAGATCGTGATATCATAAAAAGAAATTATGGAAGTCTTTTTGTAAAAGGCTTTTTCTTAAATGTTATTAATATTGGAGTATTAGGCTTTTGGGTTGCTATAATTATTTCTATTGGACCAAAATTAGAAATGCAAACATCTAGAATGATGACATTTTTTGTAACAGTTGTATTAACTTATTTAATAATTGACTGTATAAAAATCCTTTTAGCAAAGCAATTAAAATCTAAAATGACACCGTCTAACATTCTTAAAATTAAAAAAGGAATTAGTGTAGTTTTAATGGTTTTCGGATTTGTTTTAATAGTTCAAGGATGGTTTCCAAAAGAAAAAGAAATGGTAAAACATGCTTTCGAAAAGATAGAAAAGTAG
- the folB gene encoding dihydroneopterin aldolase has protein sequence MGIIKLKNIRTFSYHGCLIEEGKIGSEYEVNLEIHANLRKSAASDDLLDTVDYVHLNKIVTEEMAIRSKLLEHVAKRINKRVLDEIPMITKSIVEVSKINPPIGGDVESVTIKLKDKR, from the coding sequence ATGGGAATTATTAAACTAAAAAATATCCGTACATTTTCTTACCACGGATGTTTAATCGAAGAAGGAAAAATAGGATCTGAATATGAAGTGAATTTAGAGATTCATGCCAATTTAAGAAAATCTGCAGCATCTGATGATCTTTTGGATACTGTAGATTATGTACATTTAAACAAAATTGTTACCGAAGAAATGGCTATAAGATCCAAATTATTGGAACATGTGGCAAAAAGAATCAATAAAAGGGTACTTGATGAGATTCCAATGATAACAAAATCAATAGTGGAAGTTTCTAAAATCAACCCTCCTATTGGTGGTGATGTTGAGTCGGTTACAATTAAATTAAAAGATAAAAGATAA